Proteins from a single region of Harmonia axyridis chromosome 4, icHarAxyr1.1, whole genome shotgun sequence:
- the LOC123677450 gene encoding bcl-2-related ovarian killer protein homolog B-like isoform X2 yields MDNDVISDQINKRLFETFNSRNKIGKRAFGGRKFSTPAALNTDRLQSAFIVNKRRFSNVGDVVSRKLSTTIGWRTSVAPSQEVILAGRTLCNMYIRNRLKRAGLFRRKIGLIRPQIMLGSSSIHENIAKEIFPYLLQSCLELERMYSNLYTNIARQLHCTEKMDEVAEIMVAVGHEIFRAEPTWGKVIAIFCVAGGLAVDSIKTGNAENVSRVADGMAELLEDRVAEWITSNGGWIHLCNRCRKEEDKEVVLFVGYSGIFMLIITILAISYFLMNSLLRYLL; encoded by the exons ATGGACAATGATGTAATCAGCGATCAAATAAACAAAAGATTATTCGAGACCTTCAATAGCAGAAACAAGATCGGGAAAAGGGCTTTTGGTGGTAGAAAATTTAGCACACCTGCTGCCCTTAACACAGATCGCCTTCAGTCTGCTTTTAtagtaaataaacgtcgttttAGTAATGTAGGCGATGTCGTTTCTAGGAAATTATCCACAACTATTGGATGGAGGACTTCAGTTGCTCCTTCCCAagag gtGATCCTAGCTGGAAGAACTCTCTGCAACATGTACATCAGAAACAGACTGAAGAGGGCCGGCCTCTTCAGAAGAAAGATAGGTCTGATCCGACCACAGATCATGTTAGGATCTTCTTCAATTCACGAGAACATAGCGAAAGAAATATTTCCTTACCTCCTTCAGTCTTGCTTAGAATTGGAAAGGATGTATTCGAATCTTTACACGAACATAGCGAGGCAGCTACATTGCACAGAAAAAATGGACGAAGTTGCGGAAATAATGGTTGCGGTGGGCCACGAGATATTCCGAGCTGAACCCACTTGGGGAAAAGTCATAGCCATTTTTTGCGTGGCTGGTGGTTTGGCAGTGGATTCGATCAAGACTGGAAACGCTGAGAATGTCAGCAGAGTGGCAGATGGGATGGCTGAGTTATTAGAAGACAGGGTGGCAGAATGGATTACATCCAATGGAGGATGG ATTCACCTGTGCAATAGATGTCGAAAAGAAGAAGATAAAGAGGTGGTGTTATTTGTGGGATATTCTGGAATATTTATGTTGATTATTACTATATTAGCAATTTCTTATTTCCTTATGAACTCTCTTTTAAGATATTTGCTGTGA
- the LOC123677450 gene encoding uncharacterized protein LOC123677450 isoform X1 encodes MKVFVRDIGASINKIEDGLERATNLMDNDVISDQINKRLFETFNSRNKIGKRAFGGRKFSTPAALNTDRLQSAFIVNKRRFSNVGDVVSRKLSTTIGWRTSVAPSQEVILAGRTLCNMYIRNRLKRAGLFRRKIGLIRPQIMLGSSSIHENIAKEIFPYLLQSCLELERMYSNLYTNIARQLHCTEKMDEVAEIMVAVGHEIFRAEPTWGKVIAIFCVAGGLAVDSIKTGNAENVSRVADGMAELLEDRVAEWITSNGGWIHLCNRCRKEEDKEVVLFVGYSGIFMLIITILAISYFLMNSLLRYLL; translated from the exons ATGAAGGTCTTCGTTCGTGATATTGGAGCTAGTATAAATAAAATCGAAGATG GGTTGGAACGAGCAACAAACCTGATGGACAATGATGTAATCAGCGATCAAATAAACAAAAGATTATTCGAGACCTTCAATAGCAGAAACAAGATCGGGAAAAGGGCTTTTGGTGGTAGAAAATTTAGCACACCTGCTGCCCTTAACACAGATCGCCTTCAGTCTGCTTTTAtagtaaataaacgtcgttttAGTAATGTAGGCGATGTCGTTTCTAGGAAATTATCCACAACTATTGGATGGAGGACTTCAGTTGCTCCTTCCCAagag gtGATCCTAGCTGGAAGAACTCTCTGCAACATGTACATCAGAAACAGACTGAAGAGGGCCGGCCTCTTCAGAAGAAAGATAGGTCTGATCCGACCACAGATCATGTTAGGATCTTCTTCAATTCACGAGAACATAGCGAAAGAAATATTTCCTTACCTCCTTCAGTCTTGCTTAGAATTGGAAAGGATGTATTCGAATCTTTACACGAACATAGCGAGGCAGCTACATTGCACAGAAAAAATGGACGAAGTTGCGGAAATAATGGTTGCGGTGGGCCACGAGATATTCCGAGCTGAACCCACTTGGGGAAAAGTCATAGCCATTTTTTGCGTGGCTGGTGGTTTGGCAGTGGATTCGATCAAGACTGGAAACGCTGAGAATGTCAGCAGAGTGGCAGATGGGATGGCTGAGTTATTAGAAGACAGGGTGGCAGAATGGATTACATCCAATGGAGGATGG ATTCACCTGTGCAATAGATGTCGAAAAGAAGAAGATAAAGAGGTGGTGTTATTTGTGGGATATTCTGGAATATTTATGTTGATTATTACTATATTAGCAATTTCTTATTTCCTTATGAACTCTCTTTTAAGATATTTGCTGTGA
- the LOC123677447 gene encoding uncharacterized protein LOC123677447, with product MSPITPENRYNFRKSNFFRYSNPYIVIEMQFLKKYFTIFILSCFVSVEAGYFYPHPQPPIYQDIPVQPPQFLPPNSPPVLDQVPDITYLPTNPIQPPPERPPLDVQPPLFDTPGITETDDSVIIELPPIPPLPPQYLPPSNQYLPPATRQSDHAQTRFVRISNLSCVDSTDETSKFHAQFSSIQPFNMSPSMEDSSYPNCIDVVSENIFKVHLEGPLVKKCGVKRCVNSNTKERKMCLHLRMATVKGIKLPEDFQIMVQCSPQPSVMAHTKELRFRSQISNEQRTLKNVAVASGGAQRKLDVGLDLLRKSANSDTFNEIVIAETPVYLGEELLLRATVKNGNGFTNTRMDSVVMRSTSTKESSTLVDENGCTNPFMRNICPDLPQQISPLVVVFPFRAFLFQGSDRSDEMVLSMRMIGCLNSKDCLQINHCNDDKIGNRRRIVRSTDPTDEITDEELRFRVLPFEKSPNSTIFELMNEKIQLNSQETFFFAFFTLFSIIFLCIVITCLSCYKFK from the exons ATGTCCCCAATAACACCCGAAAACAGATATAACTTCCGAAAATCGAACTTCTTCAGATACTCTAATCCATACATTGTGATCGAAATGCAgttcttaaaaaaatatttcaccatcTTCATTTTATCGTGCTTCGTTAGTGTAGAAGCTGGATACTTCTATCCACATCCACAACCACCTATTTACCAAGACATACCAGTGCAACCACCACAATTTTTACCACCGAATTCACCACCAGTTTTGGACCAAGTTCCTGACATAACTTATTTGCCGACCAATCCAATTCAGCCACCTCCGGAACGACCACCCTTGGATGTTCAGCCACCTCTTTTCGATACGCCAGGCA TTACAGAAACAGACGACAGCGTCATAATTGAACTACCCCCAATTCCACCACTCCCACCACAATATTTACCACCTTCCAACCAGTATCTACCACCAGCAACTCGACAATCAGATCATGCCCAAACACGTTTTGTTAGAATTTCAAACTTGTCTTGCGTGGACTCAACAGATGAAACTTCGAAGTTTCACGCTCAATTCAGCTCTATTCAACCCTTCAATATGTCACCAAGCATGGAAGATTCTTCTTATCCTAATTGCATAGATGTGGTTTCTGAAAACATCTTCAAGGTTCATCTGGAAGGACCTTTGGTGAAGAAGTGTGGGGTGAAAAGATGCGTCAATTCGAATACGAAAGAGAGGAAGATGTGTCTCCACTTGAGAATGGCTACTGTTAAGGGAATAAAACTACCTGAGGATTTTCAAATCATGGTCCAATGCTCTCCACAACCTTCAGTTATGGCGCATACAAAAGAACTGCGTTTTAGATCCCAGATCAG CAATGAACAGAGAACCCTCAAAAATGTAGCTGTAGCAAGTGGAGGAGCTCAAAGGAAATTAGATGTTGGACTAGATTTGCTCAGGAAGTCTGCAAATTCAGATACCTTCAATGAAATAGTCATTGCTGAAACTCCAGTGTATTTAGGAGAAGAATTATTGCTAAGGGCAACTGTCAAAAACGGAAATG GTTTCACAAACACCAGAATGGACTCAGTTGTCATGAGGAGCACGAGCACGAAAGAATCCTCAACCCTCGTAGATGAGAACGGATGTACCAATCCATTCATGCGAAACATTTGTCCCGATCTGCCCCAACAAATATCCCCCTTGGTGGTTGTTTTTCCATTCAGGGCTTTTCTTTTCCAAGGTAGCGACCGTTCAGATGAAATGGTGTTGTCGATGAGGATGATTGGATGTCTGAACTCGAAAGATTGTTTACAG ATTAACCATTGTAACGATGACAAAATTGGAAATAGAAGACGAATTGTTAGGTCCACAGATCCCACTGACGAAATTACAGATGAAGAGCTGAGATTCAGAGTTCTACCCTTTGAGAAAAGCCCCAATTCAACCATTTtcgaattgatgaatgaaaaaattcaactcaattcgcaagaaactttttttttcgctTTCTTCACTctgttttcaattatatttttatgtattgTTATCACTTGCCTGTCGTGTTACAAATTTAAATAA
- the LOC123677449 gene encoding phospholipase A2 group XV-like, whose translation MSIKSNLKYYVFFTCISLICANLNPIILIPGDGGCQIDAKLNKTSSVHYLCEKQTNEYFNIWLNMELLVPFVIDCWIDNMRLIYDNITRTTSSVDGVHLRIPGFGGSETVEWLDPSHAATGSYFKPIADLLVSLGHTRNVTVKGAPYDFRKAPNENAQYFIDLKVLVEKTYQENNNQPVILIAHSMGALMSLHFLNQQDQAWKDQHIKTLVTLAGAWGGSMKAIKVYAIGDDLGSYALRESIMRLQQITSPSLAWLLPSPLYWKSNEVLVETDKKNFTLNNLKEFFYGISYPNGWEMKRDTEVYQLDFRPPGVEIHCIYGTGVDTVERLYYKPGTWLDGYPSLIMGNGDGTVNLKSLEGCLLWQNLQQQRIYSVPLPNVDHLGILGDVKVLQYLSNLIKTVDRN comes from the exons ATGTCAATAAAGAGTAACCTtaaatattatgtattttttacaTGTATAAGTTTAATATGTGCCAATTTAAATCCAATAATATTGATTCCTGGAGACGGAGGGTGCCAAATAGATGCAAAATTAAACAAAACCTCATCGGTTCATTACTTATGTGAAAAACAgactaatgaatatttcaatatttggttGAACATGGAACTTTTGGTCCCCTTTGTTATAGACTGTTGGATTGATAATATGAGATTAATTTATGATAACATAACAAGAACTACAAGTAGTGTTGATGGAGTTCATCTTAGGATACCTGGTTTTGGAGGTTCTGAAACTGTGGAATGGCTAGACCCGAGTCATGCAGCTACTGGTTCATATTTCAAACCTATTGCTGATTTATTAGTCAGCTTAGGGCATACAAGAAATGTTACAGTAAAGGGGGCTCCATATGATTTCAGAAAAGCTCCAA ATGAAAATGCTCAGTATTTCATTGACCTCAAGGTCTTGGTGGAAAAAACATATCAAGAGAATAACAATCAACCTGTCATATTGATAGCACACTCGATGGGAGCATTAATGTCCTTACACTTTTTGAATCAGCAGGATCAAGCCTGGAAAGATCAACATATCAAAACCTTAGTTACTCTGGCTGGTGCTTGGGGGGGTAGTATGAAAGCTATTAAAGTTTATGCTATTG GTGATGATTTGGGCTCGTATGCCTTGAGAGAGAGCATTATGAGACTTCAACAAATAACCTCACCAAGTTTAGCTTGGCTTTTACCCTCACCCCTTTACTGGAAGAGCAACGAAGTTCTTGTTGAgactgataaaaaaaatttcactctgaATAATTTGAAGGAGTTTTTCTA TGGTATCTCATATCCTAATGGATGGGAGATGAAAAGAGATACAGAAGTTTATCAATTGGATTTTAGGCCACCAGGTGTAGAGATACACTGTATTTATGGTACCGGAGTAGACACTGTTGAAAG GCTCTACTACAAACCGGGTACCTGGCTGGACGGTTATCCATCACTTATTATGGGAAATGGTGACGGAACTGTGAATTTGAAATCTTTGGAAGGATGTCTTCTTTGGCAAAATTTGCAACAGCAAAGAATTTATTCCGTTCCTCTTCCAAACGTTGATCACTTAGGGATTCTTGGAGATGTGAAAGTCCTTCAGTATTTATCTAATTTAATTAAAACGGTAGATAGAAACTGA
- the LOC123677448 gene encoding TBC1 domain family member 20 — MLENDALLSNDKEKNNKKSDYGATTDNISNGFVDHEDTRSELRFEEDIESQIEIEKRKIIEQALENDTDLETWRNLAIGECGLVGDDLRRKIWPLLLEVDPDEYNEKIPSLLELSTHDEYNQVILDVNRSLSRFPPGIPLKQRLALQDQLTVLILRVIMKYPHLKYYQGYHDVAITFLLVVGEVIAFRIMERLSTDHLKECMEDTMEKTSFRLNYMYPLIDRIDPKLYNFLEMSGVGTMFALPWYLTWFGHSLNRYKDVVRLYDFFLASPPLMPIYVATALVVERSDEIFQQDCELASIHCLLAQIPDDTDFETILHNALLYYKKHKPESVEKDVVKRVKREQDRRKQDEARMRRMRRGNNNNMWLRISNSMPPWLLFNHRSRYGILFATATVLIGLYAYYLKTINPNFNYLPNMWDT, encoded by the exons atgttgGAAAACGATGCATTATTATCGAACGATAAagagaaaaacaataaaaaatccgATTACGGTGCTACAACCGATAACATATCTAATGGTTTCGTTGACCATGAAGACACTAGATCTGAATTGAGATTCGAAGAAG ATATTGAGTCACaaatagaaattgaaaaaaggaaaattattgAACAAGCCCTCGAAAACGACACCGATTTAGAAACATGGCGTAATTTGGCAATTGGAGAGTGTGGACTAGTTGGAG ATGATCTCCGAAGGAAGATATGGCCCCTTTTACTAGAAGTAGATCCAGATgagtataatgaaaaaattccgTCTCTTTTAGAGCTCTCTACTCACGATGAGTATAACCAAGTGATTCTCGATGTGAACAGATCATTAAGTAGATTTCCTCCAG GCATTCCATTGAAGCAGAGGCTAGCTCTACAAGATCAGTTAACAGTCCTAATTCTTAGAGTTATCATGAAATATCCCCATTTGAAATACTATCAG gGATACCATGATGTAgctataacttttttattagtGGTAGGAGAAGTAATTGCATTCAGAATCATGGAAAGGCTTAGTACAGACCATTTGAAGGAATGTATGGAAGATACAATGGAAAAAACATCATTTAGACTGAATTATATGTATCCCCTGATAGATAGAATAGATCCGAAACTGtacaattttttggaaat GTCTGGTGTTGGCACTATGTTCGCTCTACCGTGGTATCTCACATGGTTTGGGCATTCCCTCAACAGATATAAAGATGTTGTCAGGTTATACGACTTCTTCTTAGCGTCCCCACCTCTTATGCCAATTTATGTAGCTACGGCCCTAGTGGTCGAAAGGAGCGATGAAATATTCCAACAAGATTGCGAGCTCGCAAGTATTCACTGTTTATTGGCCCAAATACCTGACGACACGGATTTTGAGACGATTCTCCACAATGCTTTGCTGTACTACAAGAAACACAAGCCGGAATCTGTGGAGAAAGATGTCGTGAAACGAGTAAAGAGAGA gcaagatagaagaaaacaagaCGAGGCTCGTATGAGGAGGATGAGAAGGGGTAACAACAATAATATGTGGCTCCGAATCTCGAACAGCATGCCACCATGGTTGCTGTTCAACCACAGGAGCCGATATGGTATTCTATTTGCTACTGCCACAGTTCTGATTGGTCTTTATGCCTATTACCTGAAAACCATCAACCCCAATTTCAATTATCTACCAAA catGTGGGACACATGA
- the LOC123677451 gene encoding keratin, type I cytoskeletal 9-like produces MIFICVFALLIHISSQELNKVEPATAKGQNNLSSVNFIYFYGPPPNAEQIRTVREVLKNEDGEIKIANPVVRYLVAPERKTEKLMEGESNQHTPPHNHIIGLLRKRRSASPTFKKGYKSSGGGGGGGGGCCNSCGQCGGGCSGGGCGGGGGHSGSYSQSTSYSSSSSGSYNSYGKKK; encoded by the exons ATGATTTTCATTTGTGTTTTCGCTCTACTCATTCACATTTCCTCTCAGGAATTGAACAAAGTGGAACCTGCAACGGCAAAGGGACAAAATAATTTGTCTAGTGTTAACTTCATCTATTTCTATGGTCCTCCACCAAATGCCGAGCAGATAAGAACTGTTAGAGAAGttttaaaaaatgaagatgGAGAAATAAAAATTGCCAATCCTGTGGTTAGATATTTGGTGGCGCCTGAACGAAAGACAGAAAAACTGATGGAAGGTGAATCAAATCAG cacACTCCCCCACATAATCACATCATTGGTTTATTACGAAAGAGGAGGAGCGCATCACCTACCTTCAAAAAAGGTTATAAGAGTAGTGGAGGAGGTGGTGGAGGTGGTGGAGGTTGTTGCAATTCTTGTGGACAATGTGGAGGTGGATGCAGTGGAGGCGGATGTGGTGGAGGCGGTGGACACAGTGGATCATACAGTCAATCCACATCTTACTCCTCATCTTCCAGTGGCAGTTACAATTCATAC GGAAAGAAGAAGTAA